Genomic segment of bacterium:
TAGAAATACACGCCGCTGGAAAGCTGTTCCCCGCCCCGTCCGCGGCCATCCCAATTCACCGTATACTGCCCCGGCGCGATTACCCGGTCCACCAGGACCGCCACTACCTGCCCGCGCAGGTTGAACACGCTCAGGTGCACCGTCACCGGGGCCTCTCCGCCCACGCTGTAGGTTATGGAGGTGGAGGGGTTGAACGGGTTGGGTACATTCGCCCCCAGGCTGAACGCCCGCGGCAGGGCCGCGCCGGGAGCGCCGGACTCTGGCGCCAGCGGGAGGGCGTCGGCTGAAATGTGTATGAGAGTTCTGTATCGCATATAGGTATTGTCCGGATTGCTCACCCTGAGAGTGTCGGTATATGCAGTTGGACGGCGTTCCAGGCGCACGGCAAGGCGGACAAGAGTGTCGGCTGACAAATCGGCCGATAGAACAGTCAAAAAAGACGACGCAAACTGGAAAGTGCAGCCGGGCCAGAGATCCAGCCCACGCAATACCAGTGTATCGATATCGCTCTGAGAGCTGAAACGGAGACTGTCAGAGGAAGGGTAGACTCTTGGCCAGCTCTCAATTACTTGAAAATGAAGGCTATCCAGGGTGCTGGCTCCATCTGTAAACAGAAGCTTGTAGACTTTTGAGGGAGTAGTCGGCCCGGCCTCCACTCCAATCAGGAACGAATCCTGGTCGGCATAGAGCTTGTTCAGCGCGATGCTGTCGGGGATGACACTGAGCCCGGCATTCCGCAGAGCCGCCGCCCGGCTGCCGGTAACCACGAACTGCTGTGGATATAGACTGCGACGGAATTGCCACGGCCGCCAATCCAGACCGGATGTAACTGATCGGTAAGTGATTATCGGTCCGATGAAATCGAGCGAAGTGTATTCGATGCCATTTTTGATCTCGCTGAGCAAGATTCGAGAATAAACCTCTTCTACATTCACCAGGGGCATGATCCCCAATGTCACCTCGACACTGTCTCCGGCAGCCAACCGAATACTTGATTGCGACAAAGTGTACCGCACCACATCTATCCTGTTACTGGTGATTTCCTTTATCAGGCTGTCCGTGCCGGTGTTTTTCACCCAGAATGTCCGCGTGACTGTCGCACCGGTAGGTATATCTCCAAAATCGAGCGAGTCGGGCCAGAACTGCGCACTCACCGCGGCGCGGGAACTGCCGGCCAGG
This window contains:
- a CDS encoding T9SS type A sorting domain-containing protein yields the protein MKRDIAAFFCLARTLGLALLFCLSLAGSSRAAVSAQFWPDSLDFGDIPTGATVTRTFWVKNTGTDSLIKEITSNRIDVVRYTLSQSSIRLAAGDSVEVTLGIMPLVNVEEVYSRILLSEIKNGIEYTSLDFIGPIITYRSVTSGLDWRPWQFRRSLYPQQFVVTGSRAAALRNAGLSVIPDSIALNKLYADQDSFLIGVEAGPTTPSKVYKLLFTDGASTLDSLHFQVIESWPRVYPSSDSLRFSSQSDIDTLVLRGLDLWPGCTFQFASSFLTVLSADLSADTLVRLAVRLERRPTAYTDTLRVSNPDNTYMRYRTLIHISADALPLAPESGAPGAALPRAFSLGANVPNPFNPSTSITYSVGGEAPVTVHLSVFNLRGQVVAVLVDRVIAPGQYTVNWDGRGRGGEQLSSGVYFYRLTAGDFNLTRKMVLLK